The nucleotide window CGCTGTCGCCACTGGTCGACGCCGTTAGCGGATCAGCTGAAGCTCTCACCGCAGGCGCACGACGACGAGGCGCTCGGGTTGTCGATCTGGAACCCGGAGGCCTCGAGGCTCTCCTTCCAGTCGATGGTCGCGCCCCGCAGGTGGTTGGCCGACTGCGCGTCGACGCGGACGGTGACGCCGTGCTGCACGGCTTCCTGGTCACCGTCGAGGCGGCGGTCGTCGAAGAACAGCGCGTACTGGAAACCGGCGCAGCCGCCCGCCTGCACCGCCACGCGGAGCGCCACGTCCTGACTGGCGGCGTCCTCCTGGGCGAGGAACTCCTTCATCTTCGTCGCGGCGCGCTCGGTGACGGCGACCACGCTGGTGCGCAGACCCGCCGGCGGGCCGTCGAGGGTCTCGCGGACCGGGGGCCCGCCGAGGGTTTCCTTGATCGTGGTGTCGGTGGTGGCGTCGCTCATGTTCGATATCCCGTCGTCTTGTGGCCTCGAAGAGTGGCGGCACGATCGCTTCCGTGCGGCGCTGCCACCTGCAACGCCAGTCTACCGGCGGACCTTCCCGACTTCGAACACCCCACCGGTCACGTTGCCCGCGCCACGCGAGGCGCGAGCCGCGCCGCCGCGGCGGCCACCTCCCCGGCCGGGTCGCCACCGCCCCCCGCCTCCTCCACGCCGAAGAAACCGGTCACGTGGCCGGCGACGCTGCCCACGACCGCGCACACCGCGACCCCTGCGTCTGCGCCGAGTGCGGCCACGTGGCCGGCGACCTTGCCCTGTCGCGAGGTGGCATCGAGGCGGCCTTCACCGGTGACGATCAGATCGGCTCGGGCCGCCTCGTCGGGCAGCCCCATCACCTCGGCGACCGCCGCGGCGCCGGGCACGATCGTGGCCCCGAGCACCGCGGCCAAGCCGAAGCCGAGACCGCCCGCCGCACCTGACCCCGGCAGGTGCCGCCAGCTGCCACCCAGGTGGCGCTCGACGACGTCGGCCCAGTGAAGCAAGCCCTGTTGGAGAGCAGCCACCATCTCGGGCGTGGCGCCCTTCTGCGGGCCGTAGGTGGTGGCGGCGTCCTTCAACTGTGAGGTGACGTCCGACCACAACGCCACCTCGATCGAGTCCCAACCCGGATCGAGCCACGTCGGTTCGACGTGGTGGACGGTGAGCAGCTCCCCACCACCGATCTTCGCCCCGCTGCCGTCGGCTCGGGTCAGGCGCACCCCCAGGGCCAGAGCAGCGCCGGCACCGCCGTCCACCGTGGCGGAACCGCCCAGCCCGACGACGACCCGGGCAACGCCGGCCCGGCGCACGTCCTCCAGCAGCTGTCCGACGCCGTAGGTGGTGGTGCGCATGGGGTTGCGCTCGCCTGGGGCCACCAGGCTGAGCCCGCATGCGGTGGCCGACTCGACGAACGCGGATCCGTCCGGGCGCAGCAGCCATGCTGCCGCGATCGGGCGTCCCCGCGGGTGCGCGACCTCGACGTGGCGCAGCTGGCCGCCTCGGGTGGCGACGACCTCGAGGGTGCCTTCCCCGCC belongs to Actinomycetota bacterium and includes:
- a CDS encoding iron-sulfur cluster assembly accessory protein, producing the protein MSDATTDTTIKETLGGPPVRETLDGPPAGLRTSVVAVTERAATKMKEFLAQEDAASQDVALRVAVQAGGCAGFQYALFFDDRRLDGDQEAVQHGVTVRVDAQSANHLRGATIDWKESLEASGFQIDNPSASSSCACGESFS
- a CDS encoding glycerate kinase, whose protein sequence is MIAPDSFGGSLTSIEAAEAIAEGWAGARPGDDLTLVPMADGGEGTLEVVATRGGQLRHVEVAHPRGRPIAAAWLLRPDGSAFVESATACGLSLVAPGERNPMRTTTYGVGQLLEDVRRAGVARVVVGLGGSATVDGGAGAALALGVRLTRADGSGAKIGGGELLTVHHVEPTWLDPGWDSIEVALWSDVTSQLKDAATTYGPQKGATPEMVAALQQGLLHWADVVERHLGGSWRHLPGSGAAGGLGFGLAAVLGATIVPGAAAVAEVMGLPDEAARADLIVTGEGRLDATSRQGKVAGHVAALGADAGVAVCAVVGSVAGHVTGFFGVEEAGGGGDPAGEVAAAAARLAPRVARAT